A part of Microbacterium atlanticum genomic DNA contains:
- a CDS encoding methylated-DNA--[protein]-cysteine S-methyltransferase has product MTTATIQTLDTPDGPFTILADDEGRVLASGWTAATGRILERLRAADRPSTVREGETDAAAAVAAYYDGYLAAIDAIPVAQHGTTMQLTGWAALRRIAPGEPLTYSEFAVQLGSPHAVRAAASICARNAPALFVPCHRVLRTGGALGGFAWGLDVKRRLLDREAGVPALVA; this is encoded by the coding sequence ATGACCACCGCGACCATCCAGACCCTCGACACCCCGGACGGCCCCTTCACCATCCTCGCCGACGACGAGGGGCGCGTGCTCGCGTCGGGGTGGACGGCCGCGACCGGCCGGATCCTCGAGCGACTGCGGGCGGCGGATCGGCCGTCGACGGTGCGGGAGGGCGAGACGGATGCCGCCGCCGCCGTCGCGGCCTACTATGACGGCTACCTCGCGGCGATCGACGCGATCCCCGTCGCCCAGCACGGCACGACCATGCAGCTGACCGGGTGGGCGGCGCTGCGCCGCATCGCACCGGGGGAGCCGCTGACCTACAGCGAGTTCGCCGTTCAGCTGGGGTCGCCTCACGCGGTGCGCGCGGCGGCATCGATCTGCGCGCGCAACGCGCCGGCGCTCTTCGTGCCGTGCCATCGGGTGCTGCGCACCGGGGGAGCGCTCGGCGGGTTCGCGTGGGGGCTCGACGTCAAGCGGCGGCTGCTCGACCGCGAGGCCGGAGTCCCTGCCCTGGTCGCCTGA